The genomic interval ATTACGAATACATTGTAAGTTTAACAGGAAATGTTGATTTAGAAACAGGATTCGTTTTCAGTTTGCAAAAATTAAAAAACATTCTTCGTGAAGAAATAGAATATCTTTTTGATCATAAAAATATAAATTTAGATATTAAAGAATTTTCTAAAAAAAATCCTACATCAGAAAATATTTCTATTTTTATATGGAATCAAATTCGTAAAAAAATATCTTCTTCTTTGGATTTAAAAATAATTTTATATGAAACTGTAAATAACTTTGTTGAATATGCTGGATAATTTAAAAAAAACAGTTTTATACAAATGTCATTTACAACTAAAAGCTAAAATGACTTCTTATTCTGGATTTCACATGCCACTTCAATATACTTCTTCATTAATAGAGCATATGTCGGTAAGAAATTCTGTTGGAATATTTGATGTTAGTCATATGGGGAAATTTATTTTAAAAGGAAAAAATTCTAAAGAGTTTCTTCAATATTTAACTACAAACAATGTCTATTGTATCACATCTGGACAAGCTCAATATTCTTGTTTCGTAAATCAGTTAGGAGGAATTATAGATGATTTAATTATTTATAAAATTTCAGAAATAGAATATTTACTTATAGTAAATGCGTCTAACATAGAAAAAGATAAAATATGGATAAATAAAAATATAGATAAAAATGAACATGAAATAAAACTTTTAGATCTCTCTCAAGAATATTCTCTTTTGTCTATACAAGGACCAAATTCTTTGAAATCTATTCAAAAATTTACTAACATTTCATTATCTAAAATTCCTTATTATCACTTTGAAATAGGGATATTTTCAGGTATTGATGGAGTTTTAATCTCTCGTACAGGATATACAGGATCAAAAGGATTTGAAATTTATATTCAAAATGAATATGCAGAAAATATTTGGAATAATATTTTAAAAAGAAAAACTATAAAAGTAATTCCTTGTGGAATTGCTAGCAGAGATTCATTGAGATTAGAAATGGGGTATCGTTTATACGGACAAGATATTTCAGAAACAACGACTCCCATAGAATCTGGACTATCCTGGATTACAAAATTTGAAAAAAAATTCATTGCAAAAGAAATATTGGAAAAGCAAAAAAAAGAAGGAACCTATAAAAATTTTATTTCTTTTGTAATAGAAGAAAAAGGAAAAATTCCTAGAAAAGGATATTTATTAAAAAATAAAGAGAACCTAACTATAGGAAATGTTACTTCTGGATCTTTTTCTCCAATTTTAAAAAAAGGAATAGGATTGGGATATATTTTGTTGGATCGTTTAGATATAAAACAAAATTCTTATTTTGTATCAATCAGAAAAAAAAGAATTCCCATCAAAATTGTAAAATTGCCATTTATAAAAATTTAAACAAATTTTATTCTTTTTTTTCAATTTCATTTTCTTTTTGTATTTCCATTTTTTATCTATTCATGTTTATAAAAAAATCCAACATATTGGGGTTTATTTTTTTTATTTCTCTTTTTTTCTACTACTCTACTTCTACTAACTACTAGAAATAAATAAATAAGTAAGTAAAACTAACAATCATAATTACATAATAATAATGAGAATGAGAGACTATTATTGCATAAAAAAAAAACATAAGAAATCGGAAACATATTTGCAACATTTTAAAAAAAATTTTTCATTCGCGGCTCCAGTATTATTCACACAATTAGGAATTATATGTATCGGATTTTCTGATAACATGATGGTGGGATCCTTAGGAAAGGAAGCACTAGCTTCAGTTTCATTATCTAATTCCGTTTTTTTCATCACAATCATTTTTGGATTTGGAATAGCAACAGCTATTTCTTCTTTAATTGCATCAGTAGATGCAAAACGTGAATATAAAAAAGGAGCTATAATCTTATATCATGGAATAATTATTAATTTCTTTTTATCAATTTTTATGTATCTCTCTACACGTGGGTTTTTATCATATATTTTTCCACATTTAGGACAACCTAAAGAAGTTTTGAATGATACTATATCTTTTTTAAAAATTACAGCAATTTCTTTTATTCCATGGATGATTTTTGAAATATTTAGAAAATTTTCAGAAGGATTATCTCTAGTTTTTCCCGGGCTTATCATTACTTGGATATCAGTATTTATAAATATTACATTGAATTATTTTTTTATCAATGGTTTTTATGGATTTCCAAAATTAGGAGTAATAGGAGTTGCTTATGCGACTTTAATTTCAAGAATAAGTATGTTAATAGGAATTTATTTCCTATTGTATAAATACAGAAAAGTTCGTCTCTATTATAGTCATTTAAAAGTTTTTTTATTGAAAAAAAAATATTTTATGAAAATCCTAAAAATAGGCATTCCTTCTGGATTTCATATGTTATTTGAAATGAGTACTTTCTCTATTTCTTCTTTTCTATCAGGAAAATGTGGAATAAAAGAATTAGCAGTTCATCAAATAGTCATTAATTTAATTTCATCAACATTTCTTTTATGTACAAGTTTTTCTATAGCAGCAACAATTAGAATAGGAAATCAACATGCACTAAAAAATTATTCAGAATTAAGAAAAATAGGAGGATCAATTATATTTATGGGGATGATGTTTATGTTCATTTGCAGTATTCTTTTTATTTCTCTTAGAAAGAATATTCCTTATTTGTATATAAAAAATGATTATGAAGTTGTTCATATGGCGGAAAAAATGATTTTAATAGCTAGTATTTTTCAATTACCAGATGGAATACAAGGAATTATCATTGGAGCTTTAAGAGGCATGCAAGATGTAACTATTCCTATGTGGATAAGTTTTTTTTCCTATTGGATCCTAGCATTACCTATAGCATGTTTTCTTTCTCTATATTTTAACAGGGGGGTTCAAGGCATTTGGATAGGATTAGGTGTTGGGTTAACTACATCTGCTATATTAATGATTATTAGATATCAGAGTATTACTAAAAAACTTATAAAAATTAATAAAAACATGTAAACATGTATCAAAATATTAAGAATTTAATCTCTATATTTGTTCAATAAAAAACTAGATTTCGATTTAAAAAAATCGTTAATCCATTTTTTTTTATAAAATATGAAAACATTTAAAGAATATAATTTTTTTAATGATAAAATTGCTCAAGCTTTAGAAGATATTGGTTTTGAATCTCCGACTCCTATACAAGAGAAAGTAATTTCATATTTGTTAAAAAAACAAAAAAAAGATTTAATAGCTTTATCTCAAACAGGGACTGGAAAAACTGCTGCATTTGGATTACCTATTATACAAAAAATAAATTTAAACTTACGTTTTCCTCAAGCTTTAATTTTATGTCCAACAAGAGAACTTTGTATTCAAATTACACGTGATCTGTGTCGTTTTTCAAAATACATTTCTTTGATAAAAATTATTCCATTATATGGTGGAATTAATATAGAAAATCAGATTCAATCCCTTAGAAAAAAAACTCACATTATTATTGGAACTCCGGGAAGAATTTTAGATTTAATTAAAAGAAAAAAACTTTCTTTATATGATATAAAATATTTGATTCTTGATGAAGCAGATGAAATGTTAAACATGGGATTCAAAGAAGAATTAGATTCTATAATAGAAAAATTACCAAAAAAAAGACAAAGTTTACTGTTTTCTGCTACAATGTCAAAATGTATGAATGAAATAGCGCATACTTATTTGATAGAACCTGTAGAGGAAATTACCACAGGAAAACGAAATGTAGGCGCTGATGATGTAAAACATATTTATTACATAGTTGATAAAACTAATCAAAAATATTCTACTTTAAAGAAAATTCTAGATATAAATCCAGATATTTATGGAATTATATTTTGTAAAACGAGAAAAGAGACTAAAAAAATAGCAGATTATTTAATCCGAGATGGATATAATGCAGATGCAATTTATGGAGATCTTTCACAATCTCAACGTGATTCTGTTATGAACAGATTTAGAAAAAAATATTTGCAGTTGCTTGTAGCAACAGATGTTGCTTCTCGGGGGATAGATGTTAATGATATTACACATGTCATTAATTATAATATTCCAAATGAAAGTGAAATTTATGTACACAGAAGTGGAAGAACAGGAAGAGCTGGAAATAGAGGAATCTCTATTTGTATCATTCATTCAAAAGAAACTTCTTTTTTAAAAGGATTTGAAAATAAAATAGGAAAAAGTTTTAAAAGAATTTTGGTACCTAGTGTAAAAGAAATATGTGAAAAAAAACTCATGCATTTTGTAGAAAAAATAAAAAAAACATCAGTAGATGATAAATCTATAATGAATAAATTTCTTCCAAAAATACAGAAAAAATTAGAATTTCTAAATAAAGAAGAATTGATAAAACGATTTTATTGGATAGAGTTTAATCGTTTTTTTACTGCTTATAGTTCTAATTCTAATGATCTTAATTTTCAAAATCTTTTTTACTCTAAAAAAATTTTTGGGGGAAATAACAAAAAAAAATTTTTTTCTAAATTTTTTTTAAATATTGGGGCAAAAGATAATTTGACAAAATTAGGATTAATAAATTTAATTAATCAAGCAGCTAATAATTCACATATTAATATTGGAAATATAGAAATTTTATCTAAATTTTCATTTTTTGAGGTAGAAAAACGTTATCAAAAAAAAATATTAGTAGGAATGAATAAAATTAATAATAATCATTCTTATGGAAGACCTATTTCCATAGAAATCAAAAATTAAGTAAAAATTTTTAGAAAGGGATTATGGGGGGAAATATTTTTGGAAATTTATTTAGAGTAACTACTTTTGGAGAAAGTCATGGAAATGCTTTAGGAGGAATTATAGATGGATGCCCATCTGGAATAAAATTAGATTTTGAACAAATTCAATACGAACTAAACCGGAGAAGACCCGGTCAATCATCTATAGTTACTCAAAGAAATGAACCCGATCAAGTAAATTTTCTTTCTGGAATTATGGATAATATAACTACTGGAACTCCTATTGGATTTATAATCTATAATAAAGATCATCAATCTAACGATTATAATCATATTAAAAATATATATAGACCTTCTCATTCTGACTTTACATATGAAAAAAAATATGGAATAAGAGATTATAGAGGGGGGGGGAGAGCATCAGCTAGAGAAACAATATGTAGAGTAGTAGCTGGATCTATTGCTAAACAATTAATAAAAGATATAAAAATCATATCTTATGTTTCATCTGTAGGAAATATATCAGTCAATAAATCTTATCAAGATTTAGACTTATCTAAAAAAATGATAGAACATACTCCTATAAGATGTCCTGATCCAAATATTGCAAAAAAAATGATATCAATGATTCATCAAATAAAAAAAAAGGGAGATACAATAGGAGGAACTATTACTTGTGTGATAAAAAATGTTCCAGTAGGATTTGGAGAACCAGTTTTTCAAAAATTACATTCTGAATTAGCAAAAGCTATGCTTTCAATTAATGCTGTAAAAGGATTTGAATATGGTAGTGGTTTCCTTGGAACTGAATTAACAGGTTCACAACATAATGATTTGTTTGATAATATTAACGGAAAAACTAAAACTAATTTATCTGGAGGAATTCAAGGTGGAATATCAAATGGAATGGATATTTATTTTAGAATAGCATTGAAACCTGTAGCAACAATAATGAAAAAACAAAAAACCATAGATAAATATGGTAATTTTGTTTTTATGGAAGGAAAAGGGAGACATGATCCTTGTGTTCTTCCTCGTGCAATTCCTATTGTAGAATCTATGATCGCTTTAGTTTTAGTAGATTATTGGATGTATAAAAAATTATCTAAATATTCTGAAATTTAAAAATAAACTTCTACTAATTCTTGTAGGGCCAACTAGCATTGGAAAAACATCTGTTTCTCTATTTTTAGCAAAAAAATTAAAAACTGAAATCATTTCTTGTGATTCTAGACAATTTTACAAAGAACTCAAGATAGGTTCTTCTATGCCTACTTTAAAAGAATTGAATTCAGTTCCTCATCATTTTATAGGGCATTTAACAATTCATCAAAATTACAATGCAAAATGTTTTGAGAGAGATTCTTTAAATATAATTGAAAAATTATTCAAAAAATATTCTATTTTAATCACAGTTGGAGGATCTGGATTATATGAAAAATCTATAACAAAAGGGTTGTCTGACATCCCTAATGTTGATTTGAATATAAGAAAAAATTTAATTTCTAATTTCAATAAAAAAGGAATTCTTTTCTTGCAAAAAGAACTACAAAAATTTGAAAAAAAACCTTATTCTATAGATTATAATAATCCAAGACGTTTGATTAGATATTTAGAAATAATCCAATCAACTGGAACCCCCCCTTCTTTTTTTTTTAAAAAAAAATCAAGAATAAATAGAAATTTTTCTATCCTAAAAATAGGATTGATCTTACCAAAAGATGAAATTTATTTTAGAATAAATAATAGAGTAGAAAAAATGATAAAAAATGGATTGATAGATGAAGCTAAAAAATACTATCCTTATAGATACTTGAATAGTTTAAAAACTATAGGATACAAAGAAATTTTTGATTTTTTTGATAAAGAAAAGAAAATAACTTATAATAATATTTCTAATGAAATAGACATTAAAACAATAGAAAAAATAAAAAAAAATACTAGGAAATATGCAAAAAGACAATTA from Blattabacterium cuenoti carries:
- a CDS encoding 6-pyruvoyl trahydropterin synthase family protein, which encodes MKATISKKGHFSAAHRLYNPHWDYHKNIEVFGKCAYLNYHGHNYEYIVSLTGNVDLETGFVFSLQKLKNILREEIEYLFDHKNINLDIKEFSKKNPTSENISIFIWNQIRKKISSSLDLKIILYETVNNFVEYAG
- a CDS encoding MATE family efflux transporter; this encodes MRMRDYYCIKKKHKKSETYLQHFKKNFSFAAPVLFTQLGIICIGFSDNMMVGSLGKEALASVSLSNSVFFITIIFGFGIATAISSLIASVDAKREYKKGAIILYHGIIINFFLSIFMYLSTRGFLSYIFPHLGQPKEVLNDTISFLKITAISFIPWMIFEIFRKFSEGLSLVFPGLIITWISVFINITLNYFFINGFYGFPKLGVIGVAYATLISRISMLIGIYFLLYKYRKVRLYYSHLKVFLLKKKYFMKILKIGIPSGFHMLFEMSTFSISSFLSGKCGIKELAVHQIVINLISSTFLLCTSFSIAATIRIGNQHALKNYSELRKIGGSIIFMGMMFMFICSILFISLRKNIPYLYIKNDYEVVHMAEKMILIASIFQLPDGIQGIIIGALRGMQDVTIPMWISFFSYWILALPIACFLSLYFNRGVQGIWIGLGVGLTTSAILMIIRYQSITKKLIKINKNM
- the miaA gene encoding tRNA (adenosine(37)-N6)-dimethylallyltransferase MiaA, producing the protein MGKTSVSLFLAKKLKTEIISCDSRQFYKELKIGSSMPTLKELNSVPHHFIGHLTIHQNYNAKCFERDSLNIIEKLFKKYSILITVGGSGLYEKSITKGLSDIPNVDLNIRKNLISNFNKKGILFLQKELQKFEKKPYSIDYNNPRRLIRYLEIIQSTGTPPSFFFKKKSRINRNFSILKIGLILPKDEIYFRINNRVEKMIKNGLIDEAKKYYPYRYLNSLKTIGYKEIFDFFDKEKKITYNNISNEIDIKTIEKIKKNTRKYAKRQLTWYKKDPSVIWFNPKEKEKILNFVFNKVGNTGFEPVTSCL
- the gcvT gene encoding glycine cleavage system aminomethyltransferase GcvT, whose translation is MLDNLKKTVLYKCHLQLKAKMTSYSGFHMPLQYTSSLIEHMSVRNSVGIFDVSHMGKFILKGKNSKEFLQYLTTNNVYCITSGQAQYSCFVNQLGGIIDDLIIYKISEIEYLLIVNASNIEKDKIWINKNIDKNEHEIKLLDLSQEYSLLSIQGPNSLKSIQKFTNISLSKIPYYHFEIGIFSGIDGVLISRTGYTGSKGFEIYIQNEYAENIWNNILKRKTIKVIPCGIASRDSLRLEMGYRLYGQDISETTTPIESGLSWITKFEKKFIAKEILEKQKKEGTYKNFISFVIEEKGKIPRKGYLLKNKENLTIGNVTSGSFSPILKKGIGLGYILLDRLDIKQNSYFVSIRKKRIPIKIVKLPFIKI
- the aroC gene encoding chorismate synthase, coding for MGGNIFGNLFRVTTFGESHGNALGGIIDGCPSGIKLDFEQIQYELNRRRPGQSSIVTQRNEPDQVNFLSGIMDNITTGTPIGFIIYNKDHQSNDYNHIKNIYRPSHSDFTYEKKYGIRDYRGGGRASARETICRVVAGSIAKQLIKDIKIISYVSSVGNISVNKSYQDLDLSKKMIEHTPIRCPDPNIAKKMISMIHQIKKKGDTIGGTITCVIKNVPVGFGEPVFQKLHSELAKAMLSINAVKGFEYGSGFLGTELTGSQHNDLFDNINGKTKTNLSGGIQGGISNGMDIYFRIALKPVATIMKKQKTIDKYGNFVFMEGKGRHDPCVLPRAIPIVESMIALVLVDYWMYKKLSKYSEI
- a CDS encoding DEAD/DEAH box helicase, which encodes MKTFKEYNFFNDKIAQALEDIGFESPTPIQEKVISYLLKKQKKDLIALSQTGTGKTAAFGLPIIQKINLNLRFPQALILCPTRELCIQITRDLCRFSKYISLIKIIPLYGGINIENQIQSLRKKTHIIIGTPGRILDLIKRKKLSLYDIKYLILDEADEMLNMGFKEELDSIIEKLPKKRQSLLFSATMSKCMNEIAHTYLIEPVEEITTGKRNVGADDVKHIYYIVDKTNQKYSTLKKILDINPDIYGIIFCKTRKETKKIADYLIRDGYNADAIYGDLSQSQRDSVMNRFRKKYLQLLVATDVASRGIDVNDITHVINYNIPNESEIYVHRSGRTGRAGNRGISICIIHSKETSFLKGFENKIGKSFKRILVPSVKEICEKKLMHFVEKIKKTSVDDKSIMNKFLPKIQKKLEFLNKEELIKRFYWIEFNRFFTAYSSNSNDLNFQNLFYSKKIFGGNNKKKFFSKFFLNIGAKDNLTKLGLINLINQAANNSHINIGNIEILSKFSFFEVEKRYQKKILVGMNKINNNHSYGRPISIEIKN